A single Deltaproteobacteria bacterium CG2_30_66_27 DNA region contains:
- a CDS encoding GTPase Era: protein MNPKSGFVALLGRPNVGKSTLLNRIVRAKVAIVTRKPQTTRDRIAGILTGTRGQIVFLDSPGIHKPTKALNSHMVRTACRIGEEADIVAHVVDDRPTGKGPEDAMVRGILEKIPVPRILVVNKVDRIGRSAADEMRKNLTRDDFYAASFLVTATKGEGVEAFVTALFARLPEGPAFYPEEDLTDLPMRFIAKEVIREKLFEGLDEEIPYSIAVRVDEYNEEPEKNLIRIRAEILVERESQKGIVIGKGGAFLKKVGTAARLELEKETGSRIYLELFVVVERDWSRSESMLRHLGYEPG from the coding sequence ATGAACCCGAAATCCGGCTTCGTCGCCCTGCTGGGCCGCCCCAACGTCGGAAAATCGACCTTGCTCAACCGGATCGTGCGCGCCAAGGTCGCGATCGTCACGCGGAAGCCGCAGACGACGCGTGACCGGATCGCGGGGATCCTTACCGGGACGCGGGGGCAGATCGTCTTCCTCGACAGCCCGGGGATCCACAAGCCGACGAAGGCGCTCAACTCCCACATGGTCCGCACCGCCTGCCGGATCGGCGAAGAGGCAGACATCGTCGCGCACGTGGTCGACGACCGTCCGACGGGGAAAGGCCCCGAGGACGCCATGGTCCGCGGGATCCTCGAAAAGATCCCGGTCCCTCGTATCCTCGTTGTGAACAAGGTCGACCGGATCGGTCGGTCTGCGGCCGACGAGATGCGGAAGAATCTCACGCGGGACGATTTCTACGCCGCGTCGTTCCTCGTCACCGCGACGAAAGGGGAGGGCGTGGAGGCGTTCGTGACCGCGCTCTTTGCGCGGCTGCCGGAGGGCCCGGCATTCTACCCCGAAGAGGACCTGACCGACCTCCCGATGCGCTTCATCGCCAAGGAAGTGATCCGGGAGAAGCTCTTCGAGGGGCTCGACGAGGAGATCCCCTACAGCATCGCCGTGCGGGTCGACGAATACAACGAAGAGCCGGAGAAGAACCTGATCCGCATCCGGGCCGAGATTCTCGTGGAACGCGAGTCCCAGAAAGGGATCGTGATCGGGAAGGGCGGCGCCTTCCTCAAGAAGGTCGGCACCGCGGCGCGTCTCGAGCTGGAGAAGGAGACGGGATCGCGGATCTACCTGGAACTGTTCGTCGTCGTGGAGCGGGACTGGTCGAGGAGCGAATCCATGTTGAGGCATCTCGGATATGAGCCGGGCTGA
- a CDS encoding tRNA 2-thiouridine(34) synthase MnmA → MGKKRILAAMSGGVDSSVAALLLQREGWEVVGVSMDLYDYSKVTRDREGTCCSLDDLYDARRVCDILGIPYYVLNLRDEFRREVIDPFVREYQAGRTPNPCILCNEHLKFRALLRKADELGAEGVATGHYAVIRREPDGRCRLFASPDAGKDQSYFLYSLDSDRLRRIRFPVGEMMKEKVRGIALEAGLPVYEKRESQDICFVTDASYTRFLENRGIREDRGRFVDREGNFLGNHKGILGYTVGQRKGLGIASKEPLYVVAIDAEKNEIVLGSDGETFSGGATVIAATFVAGTPPGKDFRATARVRYHHPGAPCAVRATGDRLEVVFDTPQRSVTPGQALVLYDGDEVLGGGWIECADASRS, encoded by the coding sequence ATGGGCAAGAAACGGATTCTGGCGGCGATGAGCGGCGGGGTCGACTCCTCCGTGGCGGCGCTGCTCCTGCAGCGGGAGGGGTGGGAGGTCGTCGGCGTCTCGATGGACCTGTACGACTATTCGAAGGTGACGCGGGACCGGGAGGGGACGTGCTGCTCGCTGGACGACCTCTACGACGCACGGCGCGTCTGCGACATCCTCGGAATCCCGTACTACGTCCTGAACCTGCGGGACGAGTTTCGCAGGGAGGTGATCGACCCGTTCGTCCGGGAGTACCAGGCGGGCCGCACGCCGAACCCGTGCATCCTGTGCAACGAGCACCTGAAATTCCGCGCGCTGCTGCGCAAGGCCGACGAGCTGGGTGCGGAAGGGGTCGCCACGGGGCATTACGCGGTCATCCGCAGGGAACCCGACGGACGATGCCGACTCTTCGCCTCGCCGGACGCCGGGAAGGACCAGTCGTACTTCCTCTATTCGCTCGATTCCGACCGGCTGCGGCGGATCCGGTTCCCCGTGGGGGAGATGATGAAGGAGAAGGTGCGCGGGATCGCCCTCGAGGCGGGGTTGCCGGTGTACGAGAAGCGGGAGAGCCAGGACATCTGCTTCGTCACCGACGCCTCCTACACCCGGTTCCTCGAGAACCGGGGAATCAGGGAAGACCGCGGGCGGTTCGTCGACCGGGAAGGGAACTTCCTGGGGAACCACAAGGGGATCCTCGGCTACACGGTCGGGCAGCGCAAAGGGCTCGGGATCGCCTCGAAGGAACCACTGTACGTCGTGGCGATCGACGCGGAGAAGAACGAGATCGTCCTCGGCAGCGACGGGGAGACGTTTTCCGGGGGGGCGACGGTCATCGCCGCGACCTTCGTCGCCGGCACTCCCCCCGGGAAGGATTTCCGCGCTACGGCCCGGGTGCGGTATCACCACCCCGGGGCGCCGTGCGCGGTGCGGGCGACGGGCGATCGCCTCGAGGTCGTCTTCGACACGCCCCAGCGCAGCGTGACCCCGGGGCAGGCCCTTGTCCTCTACGACGGGGACGAGGTGCTGGGCGGGGGCTGGATCGAATGCGCGGACGCCTCACGGTCGTAA
- a CDS encoding ribonuclease III — MTFSAFEERIGYRFGAKDLLEEALRHGSAPGHEEGKRSYERLEFLGDAVLNLCVAQEMFRILPLAGEGVLTKARASVINNRNLAKVADRIGVPASLQIDPSVRRKGAGVTRKMAADAVEAVIGAIFLDGGHDAALRFVRGRFRLPDLMGALVAGFDAKSRLQEWCQGEHSPLPEYALLSADGPPHDRLFRVEVRVKGQPPAEGSGTTRKEAEMDAAAKTISILMAAGRGAP; from the coding sequence TTGACGTTTTCCGCGTTCGAGGAACGGATCGGGTACCGGTTCGGAGCGAAGGATCTGCTGGAGGAGGCGCTGAGGCACGGCTCCGCCCCCGGGCACGAGGAAGGGAAGCGGTCGTACGAGCGGCTCGAGTTCCTCGGGGACGCGGTACTGAACCTCTGCGTGGCGCAGGAGATGTTCCGGATCCTTCCGCTGGCGGGGGAGGGCGTGCTCACCAAGGCGCGCGCCTCGGTCATCAACAACCGGAACCTGGCGAAGGTGGCGGACCGGATCGGCGTCCCGGCGTCGCTGCAGATCGACCCTTCCGTCCGGCGGAAGGGGGCGGGAGTCACCCGGAAGATGGCGGCGGACGCGGTGGAGGCGGTGATCGGGGCGATCTTCCTCGACGGCGGACACGACGCGGCCCTCCGGTTCGTGCGGGGCCGGTTCCGGCTTCCGGACCTGATGGGCGCGCTGGTCGCCGGGTTCGACGCGAAATCGCGCTTGCAGGAGTGGTGCCAGGGAGAGCATTCGCCCCTGCCGGAGTACGCGCTCCTCTCCGCCGACGGGCCACCGCACGACCGGCTCTTCCGGGTAGAGGTCCGCGTGAAAGGGCAGCCGCCGGCCGAGGGGAGCGGAACGACCCGCAAGGAGGCGGAGATGGACGCGGCGGCGAAGACGATCTCGATTCTCATGGCCGCCGGCCGGGGCGCCCCATGA
- a CDS encoding IMP dehydrogenase — protein sequence MVEGLTFDDVLLIPAESAVIPKDVDVTADLTPDIRLNIPLVSAAMDTVTEAETAIAMAREGGIGIIHRNNTADGQANEVDRVKKSESGMISDPITVDPDQRVIEALEVMKKYRISGLPVTRDGKLVGILTNRDLRFETNFEQPIRSVMTKDDLVTVPVGTTLDQAREILHRNRIEKLLVVDGRNNLKGLITIKDILKITKYPNACKDPLGRLRVGAAVSVSGWEERVQKLLKAGVDVICVDTAHGHSRDVLRVVKAIRTTFRGVRMIAGNVATGEGTEALIKAGVDAVKVGVGPGSICTTRVVAGVGVPQFTAIMLCSKAAKRKGITVMADGGIKYSGDITKAMAAGASSVMIGSLFAGTEESPGEMILYQGRSYKVYRGMGSLEAMKKGSKDRYFQAHVETESKLVPEGIEGRVPNRGPLAAVVFQLVGGLKAGMGYVGARNIAELQKRAGFLKITPAGLRESHVHDVIITKEAPNYRVE from the coding sequence ATGGTGGAAGGGTTGACGTTCGACGACGTGCTGCTGATCCCGGCGGAGTCCGCCGTGATCCCGAAGGACGTCGACGTGACCGCCGACCTCACGCCCGACATCCGGCTGAACATACCGCTCGTGTCCGCGGCGATGGACACGGTCACGGAGGCGGAGACCGCCATCGCGATGGCCCGCGAGGGGGGGATCGGGATCATCCACCGGAACAACACCGCGGACGGGCAGGCGAACGAGGTGGACCGGGTGAAGAAATCCGAGAGCGGCATGATCTCCGATCCGATCACGGTCGATCCCGACCAGCGCGTCATCGAGGCCCTCGAGGTGATGAAGAAGTACCGGATCTCCGGACTGCCGGTCACCCGGGACGGAAAGCTCGTCGGGATCCTCACGAACCGCGATTTGCGGTTCGAGACGAATTTCGAGCAGCCGATCCGCAGCGTGATGACGAAGGACGACCTCGTCACCGTGCCCGTGGGGACGACGCTCGACCAGGCCCGGGAGATCCTACATCGGAACCGGATCGAGAAGCTCCTCGTGGTGGACGGGCGGAACAACCTCAAGGGGCTCATCACGATCAAGGACATCCTGAAGATCACGAAGTATCCCAACGCCTGCAAGGACCCCCTCGGAAGGCTTCGCGTCGGGGCGGCGGTCAGCGTGTCCGGATGGGAGGAACGGGTCCAGAAGCTCCTGAAGGCGGGCGTGGACGTCATCTGCGTCGACACGGCGCACGGGCATTCGCGGGACGTCCTGCGGGTCGTCAAGGCGATCCGCACGACCTTCCGCGGGGTGCGGATGATCGCCGGGAACGTCGCCACGGGCGAGGGGACCGAGGCGCTGATCAAGGCCGGGGTCGACGCCGTCAAGGTGGGCGTCGGTCCCGGGTCGATCTGCACGACCCGGGTCGTGGCGGGCGTCGGGGTTCCGCAGTTCACCGCCATCATGCTCTGCTCGAAGGCGGCGAAGAGGAAAGGAATCACCGTCATGGCGGACGGCGGAATCAAATATTCCGGAGACATCACGAAGGCGATGGCGGCGGGCGCCTCCTCCGTGATGATCGGCTCCCTCTTCGCGGGGACCGAGGAGAGCCCGGGCGAGATGATCCTGTACCAGGGCCGCTCGTACAAGGTGTACCGCGGGATGGGGTCGCTGGAGGCGATGAAGAAGGGGAGCAAGGACCGGTACTTCCAGGCCCACGTCGAGACGGAGAGCAAGCTCGTCCCCGAGGGGATCGAGGGGCGGGTTCCCAACAGGGGGCCCCTGGCGGCCGTCGTATTCCAGCTCGTGGGCGGGTTGAAGGCGGGGATGGGATACGTGGGGGCGCGCAACATCGCGGAGCTGCAGAAGCGGGCTGGTTTCCTGAAGATCACCCCGGCGGGCTTGCGCGAGAGCCACGTCCACGACGTGATCATCACCAAGGAAGCCCCGAACTATCGGGTGGAGTAG
- a CDS encoding citramalate synthase, with translation MKTISLYDTTLRDGTQSEEVSLSVLDKVAIAEKLDEFGIHYIEGGYPGSNPKDKEFFERARKMRWKNSVICAFGMTRRVGRKVDEDANMKALVAAGTPVITVVGKSWDFHVIKALRTTLEENLQAVKDTVLYLKKNADKVFFDAEHFFDGYHHNPKYAMKVLAAAADAGADVLVLCDTNGGSLPSDISRIVKEVRKATSTAIGIHTHNDAEMAVATTLAAVEGGATQVQGTINGYGERCGNANLCSILPALELKMGREALPKGQLRKLTDLSRYVAEVANVGQWLHQPYVGNAAFAHKGGMHVSAIRRSTKTYEHVEPETVGNRRRVLISDLSGRSNILSKIQETGLKFKADDPNTEKILEEIKELEHKGFQFEGADASFELLARRAMGEHKPFFELMGFRVIDEKRSEGEDPIAEATIRIVVDGKAEHTAALGNGPVNAMDNALRKALEKFYPEVAEVKLLDYKVRVIRQGGTGSSVRVLIQSGDGDAIWGTVGVSHNIIEASWQALVDSIRYKLWRTRLADSGEQGG, from the coding sequence ATGAAGACGATCTCTCTGTACGACACGACGCTGCGGGACGGGACCCAGTCCGAAGAGGTTTCCCTGTCCGTGCTCGACAAGGTCGCGATCGCCGAAAAGCTGGACGAGTTCGGCATCCACTATATCGAGGGCGGCTACCCCGGGAGCAATCCAAAGGACAAGGAGTTCTTCGAGCGGGCGCGCAAGATGCGCTGGAAGAACTCGGTCATCTGCGCCTTCGGAATGACTCGCCGGGTGGGGAGAAAGGTCGACGAGGACGCCAACATGAAGGCGCTCGTCGCCGCGGGGACGCCTGTCATCACGGTGGTGGGGAAGTCGTGGGACTTCCACGTCATCAAGGCGCTGCGAACCACTCTCGAGGAGAACCTGCAGGCCGTCAAGGACACCGTGCTCTACCTGAAAAAGAACGCCGACAAGGTCTTCTTCGACGCGGAGCACTTCTTCGACGGCTACCATCACAACCCGAAATACGCGATGAAGGTGCTGGCGGCCGCGGCCGACGCGGGAGCGGACGTCCTGGTCCTGTGCGACACGAACGGCGGCTCGCTCCCGTCCGACATCTCGAGGATCGTGAAGGAGGTGCGAAAGGCGACCTCCACGGCGATCGGGATCCACACGCACAACGACGCCGAGATGGCGGTGGCCACGACCCTTGCGGCCGTGGAGGGCGGCGCCACCCAGGTGCAGGGGACGATCAACGGGTACGGGGAACGGTGCGGGAACGCGAACCTGTGCTCCATCCTCCCCGCGCTCGAGCTCAAGATGGGGCGGGAGGCGCTTCCGAAGGGGCAGCTGCGGAAGCTGACCGACCTGTCGCGCTACGTGGCCGAGGTGGCCAACGTCGGGCAATGGCTCCACCAGCCGTACGTCGGGAACGCGGCGTTCGCGCACAAGGGGGGGATGCACGTCTCCGCCATCCGCCGATCCACGAAGACGTACGAGCACGTCGAGCCCGAGACGGTGGGGAACCGCCGGCGGGTCCTGATCTCCGACCTTTCCGGGCGCAGCAACATCCTCTCGAAGATCCAGGAAACGGGACTCAAGTTCAAGGCGGACGACCCCAACACGGAAAAGATCCTCGAGGAGATCAAGGAGCTCGAGCACAAGGGGTTCCAGTTCGAAGGGGCGGACGCCTCCTTCGAGCTGCTGGCGCGCCGCGCGATGGGGGAGCACAAGCCGTTTTTCGAACTGATGGGGTTCCGGGTGATCGACGAAAAGCGGTCCGAGGGCGAAGACCCGATCGCCGAGGCGACGATCCGGATCGTCGTCGACGGCAAGGCCGAGCACACGGCGGCGTTGGGGAACGGGCCGGTGAACGCCATGGACAACGCCTTGCGGAAGGCGTTGGAGAAATTCTACCCCGAAGTGGCCGAGGTGAAGCTTCTCGACTACAAGGTCCGCGTGATCCGGCAGGGAGGGACCGGCTCCTCGGTACGCGTCTTGATTCAATCCGGCGACGGGGACGCGATCTGGGGCACCGTGGGCGTGTCGCACAACATCATCGAGGCGTCCTGGCAGGCCCTGGTGGACAGCATCCGGTACAAGCTGTGGAGGACGCGTCTTGCCGATTCCGGGGAGCAGGGAGGGTAG
- a CDS encoding tRNA (adenosine(37)-N6)-threonylcarbamoyltransferase complex ATPase subunit type 1 TsaE, with protein sequence MSHYALISKSPEDTMDIARELGVALRPGDVVALTGDLGAGKTLFCKGVGEALGIPPDRIVSPTFTIVTEHPGPAPLTHIDVYRLSGAREADEIGIRELLAGDGVCLVEWGEKIADLLPTDCIQVRFTDSGDDRREIAIGTPDQSRFDDFRARSKVFQHH encoded by the coding sequence TTGAGTCACTATGCCCTCATCTCTAAATCTCCTGAGGACACCATGGATATCGCGCGGGAGCTGGGCGTGGCGCTTCGACCCGGCGACGTCGTCGCGCTCACCGGGGACCTCGGCGCCGGGAAGACGCTCTTCTGCAAGGGAGTGGGGGAGGCGCTCGGGATCCCGCCCGACCGGATCGTCAGCCCGACCTTCACGATCGTGACGGAGCACCCCGGTCCGGCGCCGCTCACGCACATCGACGTCTACCGCCTTTCGGGCGCGCGGGAGGCGGACGAGATCGGAATACGCGAGCTCCTGGCGGGGGACGGCGTCTGCCTGGTCGAGTGGGGGGAGAAGATCGCGGACCTGTTGCCAACGGACTGCATACAGGTTAGATTTACAGATTCGGGCGACGACCGCAGGGAGATCGCGATCGGCACCCCGGACCAATCGAGGTTCGACGACTTCCGGGCCCGGTCCAAAGTCTTCCAGCACCACTAG
- a CDS encoding serine O-acetyltransferase, whose amino-acid sequence MFRSIRNDIKVIFERDPAARSVLEIFLCYPGFHAVRFHHLAHWLWTHDFKVLGRFVSHISRTCTGIEIHPGATIGDGFFIDHGMGVVIGETSEIGDNVTLYHGVTLGGTSWNKGKRHPTLEDNVIVGAGAAILGAIRIGHDSKIGSGSVVNKEVPPNSTVVGIPGRVVYREGNVYNDPTGVAGTPDPEGKAMKCLTEQIFALEKRVEELSNRFEEAPRPASARTGT is encoded by the coding sequence ATGTTCCGATCGATCCGGAACGACATCAAGGTCATCTTCGAGAGAGACCCGGCCGCGCGCAGCGTGCTCGAGATCTTCCTCTGCTATCCCGGTTTCCACGCCGTCCGCTTTCACCACCTCGCCCACTGGCTCTGGACCCACGACTTCAAGGTCCTCGGCCGGTTCGTTTCCCACATCTCGCGAACCTGCACGGGGATCGAGATTCATCCGGGAGCGACGATCGGAGACGGGTTTTTCATCGATCACGGCATGGGGGTGGTGATCGGCGAGACGTCGGAGATCGGCGACAACGTCACCCTGTACCACGGCGTGACCCTGGGCGGGACGAGCTGGAACAAGGGGAAACGCCACCCGACGCTTGAGGACAACGTGATCGTCGGGGCGGGGGCGGCGATCCTCGGGGCGATCCGCATCGGGCACGACTCCAAGATCGGCTCGGGGTCGGTGGTGAACAAGGAAGTGCCGCCCAACTCGACGGTCGTCGGGATCCCGGGTCGCGTCGTCTATCGCGAGGGGAACGTCTACAACGATCCGACCGGCGTGGCGGGAACGCCCGATCCGGAGGGGAAGGCGATGAAGTGCCTGACCGAACAAATCTTCGCCCTCGAAAAGCGGGTCGAGGAGCTGTCGAATCGGTTCGAGGAAGCGCCCCGGCCCGCGTCGGCGAGGACCGGAACGTGA
- a CDS encoding ribosome biogenesis GTPase Der: MSRAEFTVALVGRPNVGKSTLFNRMAKKRRAITFDQPGITRDLVAEPVEYDGRDFLLLDTGGYMTGGGGDDLLPKIRGQVLRAVYESDLVVFLVDSRDGLLPLDKEIAGMLREREKPFLLAANKVDAKEGREGVSQFHALSVETIHSVSAEHGTGVSELLEAIVARIPARENVGEATNVADPALPRIAVVGRPNVGKSTLVNTLAGFERVIASEIPGTTRDAIDVKVERDGREYLLIDTAGIRAKRKTEGAVEIFSVMKSLDSIRRCNLAILVIDGPGGLTHQDRQVLRYILDEERAVVVAANKADGWTTEEARRKGLRTIAEGLEYASWAPIVPTVAVSGKGFQQLFRKIEEASANFRLRVPTGLLNRMAQSFLYTVPIPSPQGRNRAFYMTQVGVAPPSFAVFVKNRKGIPDSFTRYLQNKIRDRFGFEGSPVRIVYRER, translated from the coding sequence ATGAGCCGGGCTGAGTTCACGGTGGCGCTGGTGGGGCGCCCGAACGTGGGAAAATCCACCCTCTTCAACCGGATGGCGAAGAAACGGCGCGCCATCACGTTCGACCAGCCGGGGATCACGCGGGACCTCGTCGCCGAGCCGGTGGAATACGACGGTCGCGATTTTCTTCTCCTGGACACCGGCGGATACATGACGGGGGGAGGGGGAGACGATCTTCTTCCGAAGATCCGCGGGCAGGTCCTTCGGGCGGTCTACGAGTCCGACCTGGTCGTCTTCCTGGTCGACTCCCGCGACGGTCTGCTTCCCCTCGACAAGGAGATCGCCGGGATGCTGCGCGAGCGGGAAAAACCGTTCCTGCTCGCCGCGAACAAGGTGGACGCGAAAGAGGGCAGGGAAGGCGTTTCCCAGTTTCACGCGCTCTCGGTCGAAACGATCCATTCCGTTTCCGCCGAGCACGGCACGGGGGTATCCGAACTGCTCGAGGCGATCGTCGCGCGGATTCCCGCCCGGGAGAACGTCGGGGAGGCGACGAACGTTGCGGACCCCGCCCTTCCGCGGATCGCCGTGGTGGGGCGGCCGAACGTGGGAAAGTCGACCCTCGTCAACACGCTGGCGGGGTTCGAGCGGGTCATCGCCTCGGAGATCCCCGGCACCACGCGGGACGCGATCGACGTGAAGGTGGAGCGGGACGGAAGGGAGTACCTGCTGATCGACACCGCGGGGATCCGCGCGAAGCGGAAGACCGAGGGCGCGGTCGAGATCTTCTCCGTGATGAAGAGCCTCGACTCGATCCGGCGGTGCAACCTCGCGATCCTTGTGATCGACGGCCCCGGGGGGCTCACCCACCAGGACCGGCAGGTGCTGCGCTACATCCTCGACGAGGAGCGCGCGGTGGTCGTCGCCGCGAACAAGGCCGACGGGTGGACCACGGAGGAGGCGCGCAGGAAGGGGCTGCGAACGATCGCCGAAGGACTCGAATACGCTTCCTGGGCGCCCATCGTCCCCACGGTGGCCGTTTCCGGGAAAGGATTCCAGCAACTCTTCCGGAAGATCGAGGAGGCGAGCGCGAACTTCCGACTTCGCGTCCCGACCGGCCTGCTGAACCGGATGGCGCAGTCGTTCCTCTACACCGTCCCGATCCCGTCCCCGCAAGGGAGGAACCGCGCATTCTACATGACGCAGGTAGGGGTCGCCCCGCCCTCCTTCGCCGTTTTCGTGAAGAACCGCAAGGGAATCCCGGACTCGTTCACCCGCTACCTGCAGAACAAGATCCGCGACCGCTTCGGCTTCGAGGGGTCGCCCGTCCGCATCGTCTACCGGGAGCGATGA
- a CDS encoding cysteine desulfurase NifS gives MRKIYFDHNASTPVHPEVAAAVQPFLDDLFGNPSSIHWAGRDVRKAVEDARAQIASFYGCRPLEVVFTSSGTEADNLAVKGVAYRPGNAGKHIVTSQVEHPAIMNTCRFLEKQGFRVTYVPVNRQGIVEPDAVRGALAKDTILVSVMAANNETGCLMPIREIGAIAREAGVLMHTDAVQATGKVPLSWETLPVDLLTFSGHKVNGLKGAGGLLIRKGTEVEAVLHGGRQERGRRGGTENVVGIVAMGKAFSLLSKNMAAEAAEVRRLRDAFERAVFERIPDIVLNGHPTLRLPNTVNLSFRFVEGEALLLNLDMMGIACSSGSACTSGSLEGSPILAAMGADPTDSQGALRFSLGRGNTDEDVAYAVDAIETVVDKLRAMSPLYHPREAKWSISKTR, from the coding sequence TTGAGGAAGATCTATTTCGACCACAACGCCTCGACTCCGGTCCATCCGGAAGTCGCGGCCGCCGTACAGCCGTTTCTCGATGACCTCTTCGGGAACCCGTCCAGCATCCACTGGGCGGGGAGGGACGTTCGCAAGGCGGTGGAGGATGCGCGGGCGCAGATCGCCTCCTTTTACGGATGCCGGCCGCTCGAGGTCGTCTTCACGAGTTCGGGGACCGAGGCGGACAACCTTGCGGTGAAGGGGGTGGCGTACCGGCCGGGGAACGCGGGGAAGCACATCGTCACGTCGCAGGTGGAGCACCCGGCGATCATGAACACGTGCCGGTTCCTCGAGAAGCAGGGGTTCCGCGTCACGTACGTTCCGGTGAACCGCCAGGGGATCGTGGAGCCCGACGCGGTCCGCGGCGCCCTCGCGAAGGATACGATCCTCGTCTCCGTCATGGCGGCGAACAACGAGACCGGCTGCCTGATGCCCATCCGGGAGATCGGCGCGATCGCGAGGGAAGCCGGCGTACTCATGCACACCGACGCGGTGCAGGCGACCGGCAAGGTTCCGCTCTCGTGGGAGACGCTTCCGGTGGACCTGCTTACCTTTTCCGGGCACAAGGTGAACGGCCTCAAGGGAGCGGGCGGCCTGCTGATCAGGAAGGGGACGGAGGTCGAGGCGGTCCTGCACGGGGGGCGCCAGGAGCGGGGGCGGCGGGGCGGCACCGAGAACGTGGTGGGGATCGTCGCGATGGGGAAGGCGTTCTCCCTCCTGTCGAAGAACATGGCGGCGGAAGCGGCCGAGGTCCGGAGGCTTCGGGACGCGTTCGAGCGGGCGGTGTTCGAGCGGATCCCCGACATCGTGCTGAACGGCCACCCCACCCTGCGGCTGCCGAACACGGTCAATCTCTCGTTCCGCTTCGTCGAGGGGGAGGCGCTGCTGCTGAACCTCGACATGATGGGGATCGCCTGCTCCTCGGGCTCGGCCTGCACCTCGGGGTCGCTCGAGGGGTCGCCGATCCTGGCGGCGATGGGGGCCGACCCGACCGATTCCCAGGGCGCGCTCCGGTTTTCCCTCGGGCGCGGGAACACCGACGAGGACGTCGCGTACGCGGTGGACGCCATCGAAACGGTCGTCGACAAGCTGCGGGCGATGTCGCCGCTGTACCACCCACGGGAGGCGAAGTGGTCCATTTCAAAAACACGATAA
- a CDS encoding aspartate kinase (catalyzes the formation of 4-phospho-L-aspartate from L-aspartate and ATP, in Bacillus, lysine sensitive; regulated by response to starvation.) — protein sequence MALIVQKYGGTSVGTIEKIKNVAKRVARTKARGNDVVVVVSAMSGETNRLLGLAHQISELPNERELDVVAATGEQVTIGLLAIALAEMGCKAKSFCGFQIPVLTDAAYVKARIRKIRGETITEALKDGYVAVVAGFQGIDDSGSITTLGRGGSDTSAVAVAAALKADVCEIYTDVDGVYTTDPNICTDARKLDRISFEEMLELASLGAKVLQIRSVEFGMKYGVRIHVRSSFNDHPGTIVTTEEEIMETAVVSGVAYSKNEAKITVVKVPDRPGIAAKIFRPLSEANIVVDVIVQNVSVTGFTDLTFTIGRTDFRKAMQITEKAAKEVGAERIVGDDKIAKVSIVGLAMRSHSGVALKVFETLSAEGINILGISTSEIKISVLIEEKYTELAVRVLHAAFGLGNPV from the coding sequence ATGGCACTCATTGTCCAGAAGTACGGCGGGACCTCGGTCGGCACCATCGAAAAGATCAAGAACGTGGCGAAGAGGGTGGCCCGGACGAAGGCGCGGGGGAACGACGTCGTCGTCGTCGTCTCCGCGATGTCCGGCGAGACGAACCGGTTGCTCGGGCTGGCGCACCAGATCTCGGAGTTGCCGAACGAGCGGGAGCTCGATGTCGTCGCCGCGACCGGGGAGCAGGTGACGATCGGGCTGCTGGCGATCGCCCTCGCCGAGATGGGGTGCAAGGCGAAATCGTTCTGCGGCTTCCAGATCCCCGTGCTGACGGACGCCGCGTACGTGAAGGCCCGGATCCGCAAGATCCGCGGCGAGACGATCACGGAGGCGCTGAAGGACGGGTACGTCGCCGTCGTGGCCGGTTTCCAGGGGATCGACGACAGCGGGTCGATCACCACGCTCGGGCGCGGCGGCTCCGACACCAGCGCCGTGGCCGTGGCGGCGGCGCTCAAGGCGGACGTCTGCGAGATCTACACGGACGTGGACGGCGTGTACACCACCGACCCGAATATCTGCACGGACGCCCGCAAGCTCGACAGGATCTCCTTCGAGGAGATGCTCGAGCTCGCCTCCCTGGGCGCCAAGGTGCTGCAGATCCGCTCGGTGGAGTTCGGGATGAAGTACGGGGTGCGGATCCACGTCCGCTCCTCGTTCAACGATCACCCGGGAACGATCGTGACGACGGAGGAGGAGATCATGGAAACGGCGGTTGTGTCCGGCGTGGCCTACAGCAAGAACGAGGCGAAGATCACGGTGGTCAAGGTCCCCGACCGCCCGGGGATCGCGGCGAAGATCTTCAGGCCGCTGTCGGAGGCGAACATCGTGGTCGACGTCATCGTCCAGAACGTCTCCGTCACGGGGTTCACGGACCTGACGTTCACGATCGGGCGCACCGACTTCAGGAAGGCGATGCAGATCACCGAAAAGGCGGCGAAAGAGGTGGGGGCCGAGCGGATCGTCGGGGACGACAAGATCGCCAAAGTCTCCATCGTCGGTCTGGCGATGCGCTCCCATTCCGGCGTGGCGCTCAAGGTGTTCGAGACGCTGTCGGCGGAGGGGATCAACATCCTCGGCATCTCCACCTCGGAGATCAAGATCTCCGTCCTCATCGAGGAGAAGTACACCGAGCTGGCCGTGCGCGTACTGCACGCGGCGTTCGGGCTGGGGAACCCCGTATGA